A genomic window from Silene latifolia isolate original U9 population chromosome Y, ASM4854445v1, whole genome shotgun sequence includes:
- the LOC141630611 gene encoding uncharacterized protein LOC141630611, with protein sequence MFTSLPKREGDLGVRNIECLNKALLAKHAWRLVTGENSTFCQIFREKVFGRSTLMNVLAPRITGNASWGVKSIFHGMTFILENISWQPGTNSNLNVWTSKWVGTRTPEPKGDFLDPEFNFLKDLRIRDLCLNSGGWNQDLINMLFDDESSKRILAIPLRINDGEDEIIWPFSSTGVYTVKSGYGLLFNDLFMRRGTSLDRSRLNQGRKNFCGKRLWHLSIPQSWKILIWKILTNSLLVGGEFVRRNLTWNPLCPLCRSTRESVEMVDHLFKECSITARIWAGSQLGINSDQAYNLEVGDWIVNWIQYLRTLNDWQIRVIQFSAIIASIWNLRNNVVFRGEIFNPKGFFSAYNQVVTCAMKGFVERVEANVTAHGNLDSNDLTDIEGDLVRNGHPVYVTGGFGSCSLVRVMVDASWEKTWQAAWGWVVYDEHGNVIFKGGEKGRAESPLQAEALGVLKAIQWALGNNFLHVELSSDCLQFVFQCAGLGTRHYQTKGVLEDILCLTPSFHCLCFSYACRKNNVEAHLLARRAMTMA encoded by the coding sequence ATGTTCACTAGTCTTCCAAAGAGGGAAGGAGACCTTGGGGTACGTAATATTGAATGCCTTAATAAGGCATTACTGGCCAAGCATGCGTGGAGACTCGTGACCGGAGAAAATTCGACTTTTTGTCAAATTTTCAGAGAAAAGGTTTTTGGCCGTTCTACCTTGATGAATGTTTTGGCTCCAAGAATCACAGGCAATGCATCCTGGGGGGTTAAAAGTATCTTTCATGGTATGACATTTATTCTGGAGAACATTAGCTGGCAACCAGGTACGAATTCAAATCTAAATGTCTGGACTTCAAAGTGGGTTGGTACGAGGACACCTGAGCCTAAGGGTGATTTTTTGGATCCGGAGTTTAACTTCCTTAAAGATTTAAGAATAAGAGATCTATGCCTAAATAGCGGGGGATGGAATCAGGACTTGATAAATATGCTCTTTGATGATGAGAGTTCAAAAAGAATTCTGGCTATACCGCTGAGAATTAATGATGGGGAGGACGAGATTATTTGGCCTTTCTCATCAACTGGAGTTTACACGGTTAAAAGCGGGTACGGGTTACTTTTTAATGATTTGTTTATGAGGAGAGGTACATCCCTGGACAGATCAAGATTAAATCAAGGGAGGAAAAACTTTTGTGGCAAACGGCTTTGGCACCTTTCAATTCCACAGTCGTGGAAAATCCTTATTTGGAAAATCCTTACGAATTCTCTTCTCGTAGGAGGGGAATTTGTTAGGAGAAACCTGACATGGAACCCTCTATGCCCTCTGTGCCGTAGTACTAGGGAATCGGTTGAAATGGTTGACCATCTTTTTAAAGAATGTAGTATTACGGCAAGGATCTGGGCGGGGTCACAACTTGGGATTAACTCGGACCAAGCTTATAATTTGGAAGTCGGTGACTGGATTGTCAACTGGATCCAATACTTGAGAACCTTAAATGATTGGCAAATTCGGGTCATTCAATTTAGCGCAATCATTGCATCCATTTGGAATTTGCGTAATAATGTGGTCTTTAGAGGTGAGATATTCAATCCCAAGGGTTTCTTTTCAGCTTATAATCAAGTGGTGACCTGTGCTATGAAAGGATTTGTTGAAAGAGTTGAAGCCAACGTAACGGCGCATGGTAACCTTGACAGCAACGACCTAACGGATATTGAAGGTGATTTGGTGCGGAATGGACACCCGGTGTATGTGACTGGGGGTTTTGGGTCGTGTAGCTTAGTGCGGGTCATGGTTGATGCGAGTTGGGAAAAAACTTGGCAGGCTGCTTGGGGATGGGTGGTTTATGATGAACATGGGAATGTGATTTTTAAAGGAGGGGAGAAGGGGCGTGCTGAATCACCTTTGCAAGCGGAGGCCTTGGGGGTCTTGAAGGCCATACAATGGGCTCTCGGTAACAACTTCCTTCATGTGGAGCTCTCGTCCGATTGCCTTCAATTTGTGTTTCAATGTGCAGGTTTGGGAACGAGGCACTATCAGACTAAAGGAGTTCTAGAGGATATTCTCTGTCTAACGCCAAGTTTTCATTGTCTCTGTTTTAGCTATGCATGTAGGAAAAATAATGTCGAGGCTCACCTCTTAGCGAGACGGGCTATGACTATGGCGTAG